From the genome of Cryptococcus neoformans var. neoformans B-3501A chromosome 1, whole genome shotgun sequence, one region includes:
- a CDS encoding hypothetical protein (Match to EST gb|CF189997.1|CF189997), whose translation MSPQPAPTEIPASLLPLLGALSSLLYTLQDLFHRVPGSPILLRYIKSSYQNDPWRSLLEVLLVAFALRTLLKGRTRGDEEGKNFIKLTEKEIDELVDDFQPQPLVDEPAEIDSFTLESVPVIHGPNGARVKLSPTGKTVLNMAIPDWVGFVEDDKMKEIAIDTLKEYGVGTCGPSGFYGTIDVHQQFEARVAEFLGTESAIIYSQSFALISSVIPAFAKRGDIIVADRGVNFAIHKGLQLSRCQIKWYAHGDMKDLERVLQNVDKERKRKGAKLTKMFIVAEGIFENDGMMLDLPKVIELKKKYKYRLILDESQSFGMIGQHGRGITEYYGIPAAEVDILLGSMANGLATGGGFCAGSKVVCVHQRINSSASVFSASLPSLLATTATHAVNVLASQPQLMSALQTNIAIFRQQLARLEPSEEGDKPNKDAIISIPSHTSSALIHIFLLNPPPTMEEEERLLQDVVDEALNSHGVLVTRARRLRGQEIFEPEPSLKIYISAVWSKKEVEKAGQGLRSALVKVVGKKK comes from the exons ATGTCCCCGCAGCCAGCGCCCACAGAAATCCCGGCGTcgctcctccccctcctcggcgcgctctcctccctcctctaCACCCTCCAGGACCTCTTCCACCGGGTCCCCGGCtcccccatcctcctccgctACATCAAGTCCTCCTACCAGAATGACCCGTGGAGGAGTCTGCTCGAGGTCTTGCTCGTCGCGTTTGCGTTGCGGACGTTGCTGAAGGGCAGGACGAGGGGCGAcgaggaaggcaagaacTTTATCAAGCTTACGGAAAAG GAAATTGACGAGCTCGTGGACGACTTTCAACCCCAGCCTCTTGTCGATGAGCCTGCAGAGATCGACTCATTCACGCTCGAGAGTGTTCCCGTCATCCACGGTCCCAATGGTGCCCGTGTAAAGCTCTCTCCTACTGGCAAGACT GTCCTGAACATGGCTATCCCTGATTGGGTTGGATTCGTTGAGGAcgacaagatgaaggagatcGCTATCGACACCCTCAAGGAATATGGTGTGGGTACTTGTGGTCCTTCGGGGTTCTATGGTACCATCG ACGTGCACCAGCAGTTCGAAGCGCGTGTGGCCGAGTTTCTTGGTACCGAATCCGCCATCATCTACTCCCAGTCGTTTGCTCTCATTTCTTCCGTCATCCCGGCCTTTGCCAAGCGAGGCGACATTATCGTTGCCGACCGCGGTGTCAACTTTGCCATTCACAAAGGACTTCAGCTTTCTCGGTGCCAGATCAAATGGTATGCCCACGGCGATATGAAGGACCTTGAGCGTGTCTTGCAGAATGTCGACAAAGAAAGGAAGCGCAAGGGCGCCAAGTTGACCAAGATGTTTATCGTTGCTGAAGGTATCTTTGAGAATGACGGCATGATGCTTGACTTGCCTAAAGTC ATTGAGCTCAAGAAAAAGTACAAGTACCGACTCATCCTCGACGAGTCTCAGTCCTTTGGAATGATCGGCCAGCACGGCAGAGGTATTACTGAATACTATGGCATCCCC GCTGCCGAGGTCGACATCCTTCTTGGTTCCATGGCCAACGGTCTCGCAACCGGTGGTGGTTTCTGTGCTGGCTCCAAGGTCGTCTGTGTTCACCAACGTATCAACTCATCCGCATCTGTTTTCTCggcctctcttccctctttgCTTGCTACCACCGCAACCCACGCAGTCAACGTCCTCGCTTCCCAGCCGCAGCTCATGTCTGCTCTTCAAACCAATATTGCCATCTTCCGCCAACAGCTTGCCCGCCTCGAACCTAGTGAGGAGGGTGACAAGCCCAACAAGGacgccatcatctccattccttcccACACCTCTTCTGCACTCATACACATTTTCTTGCTCAATCCTCCCCCgacgatggaggaggaagagaggctttTGCAGGATGTTGTAGACGAAGCTCTCAATTCTCACGGCGTGCTTGTCACTCGCGCTAGACGCTTGAGAGGACAAGAGATCTTTGAACCTGAACCCAGTTTAAAAATTTATATCAGTGCTGTATggagcaagaaggaagtggaAAAGGCTGGACAGGGATTAAGATCGGCGCTTGTCAAAGTCGTTGGCA AGAAAAAATAA
- a CDS encoding hypothetical protein (HMMPfam hit to ATP-grasp, ATP-grasp domain, score: 71.6, E(): 2.1e-18; HMMPfam hit to Ligase_CoA, CoA-ligase, score: 252.7, E(): 6.2e-73), with amino-acid sequence MIRGFKQARAAVKPLKTVSQQKRSLSIHEYQSVQLLNSYGIPTPKALPAFSAAEAESVAKSFGKDELVIKAQVLAGGRGKGHFDSGFQGGVQMVDSPAQAKEYAEKMLGYKLITKQTGAAGRICNAVMLAERMPPQKEYYAAILNDRTTGGPVLVTSSQGGMNIEDVAKETPDAIITTPLDFDNGISHAEALELAKKLGFKENAQKNAADVFGKLYTIFKEKDSTQIEINPLAELSNGQVLCMDAKFGFDDNADFRQKDVFKLRDTTQEDAQEVEAAEYGLNFIKLDGDIGCLVNGAGLAMATMDVLNLHGGSPANFLDVGGGATAEAVKKAFELLLTSKNVKSIFVNIFGGIMRCDVIAEGIIKATKELHLEIPLVVRLQGTKEEEAKQMIRESGLKIFPFDGLDEAAAKAVEAARA; translated from the exons ATGATCCGAGGATTCAAGCAAGCCCGTGCCGCTGTCAAG CCCCTCAAGACCGTTTCtcagcagaagaggagcctCTCTATCCACGAGTACCAGTCCGTCCAGCTTCTGAATTCT TATGGTATCCCCACACCCAAGGCTCTCCCTGCCTTCTCCGCAGCCGAGGCTGAGAGCGTTGCTAAGAGCTTCG GCAAGGACGAGCTTGTGATCAAGGCTCAAGTGTTGGCTGGTGGCCGAGGAAAGGGCCACTTTGACTCTGGTTTCCAGGGTGGTGTGCAGATGGTCGACTC TCCCGCTCAGGCCAAGGAGTACGCCGAGAAGATGCTTGGGTACAAGCTCATCACCAAACAAACTGGTGCCGCCGGCCGAATCTGTAACGCCGTCATGCTCGCCGAGCGAATGCCCCCTCAAAAAGAGTATTACGCCGCTATCCTCAACGACCGAACCACAGGCGGGCCCGTGCTCGTCACCTCCAGCCAGGGCGGTATGAACATTGAAGACGTTGCCAAGGAGACTCCCGAtgccatcatcaccactCCCTTGGACTTTGACAACGGTATCAGCCACGCGGAGGCTTTGGAGCTCGCGAAGAAGCTTGGATTCAAGGAGAACGCCCAGAAGAACGCTGCCGACGTCTTTGGCAAGTTGTACACCATTttcaaggagaaggactCTACCCAGATTGAGATCAACCCCTTGGCTGAGTTGAGCAACGGCCAGGTTCTCTG TATGGACGCCAAGTTTGGTTTCGACGACAACGCCGATTTCCGACAGAAGGATGTCTTCAAGCTCCGAGACACCACCCAGGAGGATGCTCAGGAAGTCGAGGCTGCCGAGTACGGTCTCAACTTTATCAAGCTTGACGGTGACATTGGCTGTCTCGTTAACGGTGCCGGTCTTGCTATGGCTACCATGGACgtcctcaacctccacGGTGGTTCTCCCGCCAACTTC CTCGAcgttggtggtggtgctaCCGCCGAAGCCGTCAAGAAGGCTTTCGAGCTCCTCTTGACTTCCAAGAACGTCAAGTCTATCTTTGTAAACATCT TCGGTGGTATTATGCGATGCGACGTCATTGCCGAGGGTATCATCAAGGCTACCAAGGAACTCCACCTCGAGATTCCTCTTGTCGTCAGGTTACAGGGtaccaaggaagaggaggctaAGCAGATGATCAGGGAGTCTGGTTTGAAGATCTTCCCCTTCG ATGGGCTGGATGAGGCTGCTGCCAAGGCTGTTGAGGCTGCGCGAGCTTAA
- a CDS encoding hypothetical protein (Match to ESTs gb|CF190731.1|CF190731, gb|CF188529.1|CF188529, gb|CF190373.1|CF190373; HMMPfam hit to DEAD, DEAD/DEAH box helicase, score: 215.1, E(): 1.3e-61; HMMPfam hit to Helicase_C, Helicase conserved C-terminal domain, score: 119.8, E(): 6.3e-33) encodes MINSTNLNLTIKMSRPDEEELVDYDEAAEEILPPAPAAETNGDKADGDKKGSYVGIHSTGFRDFLLKPELLRAISDLGFEHPSEVQQECIPQAILGTDVLCQAKSGMGKTAVFVLAALQQIEPVDGEVSIIILCHTRELAYQIKNEFTRFSKFMTNVRTGVFYGGTPISADQEILANKEKCPHIVVGTPGRTMALVRDKKLNASKVKHFVLDECDKMLEQLDMRRDVQEIFRATPHHKQVMMFSATLSKDIRATCKKFMQSPLEIYVDDETKLTLHGLQQFYLKLEEREKNRKLNDLLDNLEFNQVCIFVKSVQRATQLDALLQECNFPSICIHSGLQQAERISRFQQFKAFEKRILVATDIFGRGIDVERVNVVINYDAPSDADSYLHRVGRAGRFGTKGLAISFVSSDADQEVLQRIQERFTVAIPTLPETVDPATYMTS; translated from the exons ATGATAAACAGCACCAACCTCAACTTGACCATCAAAATGTCCCGAcccgacgaagaagaacttGTTGACTACGATGAGGCCGCTGAGGAGATCCTgccccccgcccccgccgccgAGACCAACGGCGATAAGGCGGATGGTGACAAGAAGGGTTCATATGTCGGTATCCACTCGACCGGTTTCAG GGATTTCCTTTTGAAGCCCGAGCTCCTCCGAGCCATCTCTGATCTCGGTTTCGAGCACCCCTCTGAGG TTCAACAGGAATGTATTCCCCAGGCCATCCTCGGTACAGATGTTCTGTGTCAAGCCAAGTCTGGTATGGGTAAGACGGCTGTGTTTGTGCTTGCCGCTTTGCAACAGAT TGAACCCGTTGATGGCGAGGTTTCTATCATCATTCTCTGTCACACTCGAGAGCTTGCCTATCAGATCAAGAATGAGTTTACTCGTTTTTCCAAATTTATGACCAATGTCCGAACTGGTGTCTTCTACGGTGGTACTCCCATCTCTGCCGACCAGGAGATCCTTGCCAACAAGGAAAAGTGCCCTCACATCGTTGTTGGTACCCCTGGCCGAACCATGGCCCTCGTCCGTGACAAGAAGCTCAACGCAAGCAAGGTCAAGCACTTTGTTCTTGACGAGTGCGACAAGATGCTCGAACAACTTG ATATGCGACGAGACGTTCAGGAAATCTTCCGAGCCACGCCTCACCACAAGCAGGTTATGATGTTCTCCGCCACCCTTTCCAAGGACATCCGAGCTACTTGCAAAAAGTTTATGCAAAGC CCTCTTGAGATTTACGTCGATGATGAGACCAAGTTGACCCTCCACGGTCTTCAACAATTCTACCTCAAGCtcgaggagagggagaagaacagGAAGCTCAACGACTTGTTGGACAATCTCGAATTCAACCAGGTCTGCATCTTTGTCAAGTCTGTTCAACGTGCTACTCAGCTCGACGCTCTCTTGCAAGAGTGCAACTTCCCCTCCATCTGTATCCACTCTGGTCTTCAACAAGCCGAGCG AATCTCTCGATTCCAGCAGTTCAAGGCTTTTGAGAAGCGAATCCTCGTTGCTACCGACATCTTTGGTCGAGGTATCGATGTTGAGCGAGTGAACGTTGTCATCAACTAT GACGCTCCCTCGGATGCCGACTCTTACCTCCACCGAGTCGGTCGTGCTGGTCGATTCGGCACCAAGGGTCTTGCCATCTCCTTTGTCTCTAGCGACGCCGACCAAGAGGTCCTTCAAAGGATCCAGGAGCGGTTCACCGTTGCCATCCCCACTTTGCCCGAGACTGTCGACCCCGCCACTTACATGACTTCGTAA
- a CDS encoding hypothetical protein (HMMPfam hit to GATase, Glutamine amidotransferase class-I, score: 88.6, E(): 1.6e-23; HMMPfam hit to His_biosynth, Histidine biosynthesis protein, score: 183.0, E(): 5.9e-52), giving the protein MAATQLPILEVGQPKGHSPQTKPKLYILDYGAGNVRSLANSINKLGYEFEWIKDESDFDKAEKLIFPGVGSFAQATSSLRTSGLHSRLLKYIASGKPYFGICIGMQVLFSSSSESPGSEGLGVVPFAITEFKVEDNYEGGNGRKSVPHMGWNKAWKAWKSEGDEKGTETLMVDDDYYFVHSYAALLPDPSASAPPNEVADFAYTLSRYGSETFISSIRRDNVFAVQFHPEKSGPAGLDMLKRWLDAPVDSLSSSPANPASTSVGKTWQPVNPSPLRAKGNGLTNRIVACLDVRSNDAGDLVVTKGDQYDVREKSSDKAVRNLGKPVELAQRYYLSGADEVAFLNITSFRSSALLDQPMLDVVRAAAETVFVPLTIGGGIKDTTDPDGTFHPALEVAGAYFRSGADKVSIGSEAVIAVEEMLEREARGEPALTGKTGIETISKGYGRQAVVVSIDPKRVYVDTSAPGWLESFPAKHRASLIIGDNATSRTAPQEKGKAWWYQCTISGGRAVRDIDVVQLAQGVERLGAGEILLNSVDRDGSGQGFDLDLVKLVKNAVGIPVVSSSGAGSPADFEEVFRETGTEAALAAGIFHRGEVGIDEVKGWLEGKEMAVRKTALPTV; this is encoded by the exons ATGGCCGCCACTCAACTCCCCATCCTAGAGGTAGGCCAGCCAAAAGGTCACTCTCCGCAGACAAAACCCAAGCTCTATATCCTCGACTACGGAGCAGGCAACGTTCGAAG TTTGGCGAACTCTATAAACAAGCTTGGATACGAGTTTGAATGGATCAAGGATGAGAGCGACTTTGACAAGGCTGAG AAACTCATCTTTCCAGGTGTTGGTTCTTTTGCCCAAGCCACCAGCTCTCTCCGAACTTCTGGTCTCCACTCCCGCCTTCTCAAATACATTGCCTCTGGGAAACCCTACTTTGGCATCTGCATCGGTATGCAagtcctcttctcctcttcctccgaatCACCCGGCTCTGAAGGATTGGGCGTTGTGCCCTTCGCCATTACTGAATTCAAGGTGGAGGACAATTACGAGGGCGGTAACGGAAGGAAAAGTGTGCCTCACATGGGATGGAacaaggcttggaaggCGTGGAAGtctgaaggagatgagaagggGACAGAGACTTTGATGGTGGACGATGATTACTACTTTGTTCACTCCTACGCCGCTCTCCTCCCCGACCCCTCTGCCTCTGCTCCTCCCAATGAAGTCGCCGATTTCGCTTACACACTCTCAAGATACGGTTCCGAGactttcatctcttctatACGGCGTGATAATGTCTTTGCCGTGCAGTTCCACCCCGAAAAGAGTGGTCCTGCAGGTCTCGACATGTTGAAAAGGTGGCTCGATGCCCCTGTCGACAGTCTTTCGTCTTCCCCCGCCAACCCTGCTTCTACCTCTGTCGGCAAGACATGGCAACCCGTCAAcccctctcctctccgcGCCAAGGGCAACGGTTTGACCAACCGTATCGTCGCTTGTCTTGATGTCCGTTCCAACGATGCCGGTGACCTCGTCGTCACCAAGGGTGACCAGTACGACGTACGTGAAAAGTCTTCTGACAAGGCTGTCAGAAATTTGGGAAAGCCTGTCGAGTTGGCCCAAAGATATTATCTCTCCGGTGCAGATGAAGTCGCGTTCCTCAACATCACCAGCTTCCGATCTTCTGCTCTGCTCGACCAGCCTATGCTCGACGTTGTCAGGGCTGCCGCAGAAACCGTGTTTGTGCCTCTTACCATTGGCGGTGGAATCAAGGACACTACCGACCCGGACGGTACCTTCCACCCTGCTCTCGAAGTCGCCGGTGCCTACTTCCGTTCAGGAGCTGACAAGGTCTCCATTGGTAGTGAGGCCGTCATCGCGGTTGAGGAGATGCTTGAACGTGAAGCTCGAGGTGAACCTGCCTTGACTGGCAAGACTGGTATCGagaccatctccaaaggTTACGGACGACAAGCCGTCGTTGTCTCCATTGACCCCAAACGAGTTTACGTCGACACGTCTGCCCCCGGCTGGCTTGAATCCTTCCCCGCCAAGCACAGAGCCAGCTTGATCATTGGCGACAACGCTACCTCCCGCACCGCTCCTCAAGAAAAGGGCAAGGCTTGGTGGTACCAGTGCACCATCTCTGGCGGCCGTGCCGTGCGAGATATCGATGTCGTCCAGCTTGCTCAAGGTGTCGAGCGTCTCGGTGCGGGTGAGATTTTGCTCAACTCTGTGGACAGGGACGGTTCCGGTCAAGGTTTCGATCTTGATCTCGTCAAGCTCGTGAAGAACGCGGTTGGCATCCCCGTggtttcttcctctggaGCCGGAAGTCCTGCAGACTTTGAGGAGGTGTTCAGGGAGACTGGTACGGAAGCGGCATTGGCGGCTGGTATCTTCCACCGAGGTGAAGTTGGAATTGACGAGGTTAAGGGATGGTtggaaggcaaggagaTGGCTGTCAGGAAGACGGCTTTACCGACCGTATAG
- a CDS encoding hypothetical protein (HMMPfam hit to Pkinase, Protein kinase domain, score: 198.4, E(): 1.4e-56) translates to MLSSNPSIPLSSIDFADNEGRRLSLITAEGRKMLTAHDGLPSPGNLTPTENESDIGEEADITDERSRQMRYSDDDENTLHTVDMEQPVGAAAIYTRDGHHKLSKVPSRGGIWHPDPRWDENATSRRASPAARPIDGEQFFATHNKTLPPILAFTPAVAAPSSTSVNTTSPAPEAREPQPRAQTAPSSPHQSPTATRQPSKHHHPLHDLRRFLNHTLGGRDKHANDHHHETSGPSTPSSPSMNAATPGMQRRGSGFSGLAAGGGGMTNAQATPAHSRHDKDKDHGAHTAHLMGFIRHHHRDNEGEKSHSSLASFFGHGDKKDKKRKEKGHTPVESTVGSAAPSRTQTLQMTGVESPRSAASSPSMTPADVSGYATPKNASEYPGVPHPVVALTHPSLHEATHAALSKKYGKWGKVLGSGAGGTVRLIKGSSKTGGALYAVKEFRPRRQGETEKEYQRKVTAEFCVGVTLRHVNVIETVDIVNDHNHYYEVSTSDIGMKQELNKSAQIMEYAPYDLFSVVMSGKMSRPEIYCVFRQIVDGVNYLHSMGLAHRDLKLDNCVMTSENIVKLIDFGTATVFHYPGKHQIPATGVVGSDPYLAPEVLSKNQYDPRLTDVWSCAIIFMCMILRRFPWKIPDYKTDMSFRLYVNTHPELCMKPPVPTPAPSLANGNEGGHTKVGGPHGLLPDGSSSLPFRAESNISGETAVDTHKGSPDSPPRNNGHLQGSPTSSSSGEAQLAQLHLRDDNNGKHKDPSDLSFPRRSDSIVSVPANRYATKGGLAPLQPKRQGTLPPSSLAVKDEHRGRSRAVSSPTSQPSTPTVDHRGNPINAADAGAEKKESTPESRAETQAKRERAASISSTRTFKSGGAESIFRLLPRESRSAILRMLAVEPSIRCTLSDLLVGSGKDKMMCSCGSEECSGSVAQPPTEITGISADEEDDGDEWVKNIDCCSHHVGRPSNHQHIKVVPEEKPKRKLFH, encoded by the exons ATGCTGTCTTCGAACCCTTCaatccctctctcctctaTCGACTTTGCCGATAACGAAGGTCGTCGACTCTCGCTCATTACGGCCGAAGGCCGCAAGATGCTCACTGCTCACGACGGTCTTCCATCGCCGGGCAACTTGACACCGACTGAGAATGAGAGTGATattggggaagaagctgataTCACGGACGAGCGCTCAAGGCAGATGAGGTATtcggatgatgacgaaaaTACTCTTCATACGGTGGACATGGAGCAGCCTGTCGGAGCGGCAGCGATATATACGCGGGATGGACATCACAAGTTGTCCAAGGTACCCAGTAGAGGAGGTATCTGGCATCCGGATCCCAGATGG GACGAAAATGCGACTAGTCGTAGAGCGTCACCTGCTGCTCGACCTATCGACGGCGAACAATTTTTTGCTACCCATAACAAgacccttcctcccatcctcgCCTTTACCCCTGCGGTTGCCgcaccttcttcgacgTCTGTCAATACAACATCTCCGGCACCCGAAGCACGAGAACCTCAGCCTCGTGCTCAAACAGCGCCTTCCAGTCCTCATCAATCTCCTACAGCAACAAGGCAACCTTCAAAACATCACCATCCCTTGCATGATTTGCGACGGTTCCTGAACCATACATTGGGTGGACGAGATAAGCATGCTAATGATCATCACCATGAAACCTCTGGCCCGTCAACGCCGAGCTCGCCTTCAATGAACGCTGCTACGCCTGGCATGCAGCGTCGTGGTAGTGGTTTCAGCGGCTTGGCAGCTGGGGGAGGCGGCATGACGAATGCCCAAGCCACCCctgctcactctcgtcaTGACAAGGATAAGGATCATGGTGCGCACACCGCCCATCTTATGGGCTTTATACGTCATCATCACAGAGATAACGAAGGTGAGAAGTCACACTCTTCCCTTGCGTCATTCTTTGGACATGGCgacaagaaggataagaagaggaaggaaaagggacACACTCCTGTGGAGAGCACGGTGGGCAGCGCTGCTCCTAGTAGGACCCAGACGTTGCAGATGACTGGCGTCGAAAGCCCCAGATCAGCTGCTAGTAGTCCCAGCATGACTCCCGCCGATGTGTCCGGTTACGCCACTCCCAAGAACGCCTCTGAATACCCTGGTGTGCCCCATCCTGTCGTCGCGCTGACGCACCCATCTCTCCACGAAGCCACCCACGCTGCTCTCTCCAAAAAGTATGGTAAATGGGGCAAGGTTCTCGGCAGCGGTGCGGGCGGTACTGTGCGCTTGATCAAGGGAAGCTCCAAGACCGGCGGAGCTTTGTATGCGGTCAAGGAATTTAGGccaagaaggcaaggagagacggagaaggagtACCAGCGAAAGGTTACGGCAGAGTTTTGTGTGGGTGTGACGTTGAGGCATGTGAATGTGATTGAGACCGTGGATATTGTTAATGACCACAATCATTACTACGAGGTGAGTACAAGTGATATCGGAATGAAACAAGAATTAAATAAATCTGCACAGATTATGGAGTACGCTCCTTATGACTTGTTCTCTGTTGTCATGTCTGGCAAGATGTCTCGTCCGGAAATCTACTGTGTCTTCCGTCAGATCGTCGACGGTGTCAACTACCTTCACTCGATGGGTCTTGCTCACCGAGATCTCAAGCTTGATAACTGTGTCATGACTTCTGAAAACATTGTCAAACTCATTGATTTCGGTACAGCCACCGTTTTCCACTACCCTGGCAAGCACCAAATTCCAGCGACTGGTGTTGTCGGGTCTGATCCTTATTTGGCGCCCGAGGTCCTCAGCAAGAACCAGTACGATCCACGATTGACCGATGTCTGGTCTtgcgccatcatcttcatgtgCATGATTCTCCGTCGATTCCCTTGGAAGATCCCCGATTACAAGACGGACATGTCATTCAGGCTCTATGTAAACACCCATCCTGAACTTTGTATGAAGCCTCCCGTGCCCACCCCTGCGCCAAGCCTTGCGAACGGGAATGAGGGCGGGCATACCAAAGTCGGCGGCCCTCATGGGCTTCTGCCTGATGGTTCTAGCTCTTTGCCTTTCAGGGCCGAGTCCAACATCAGCGGAGAAACCGCCGTTGACACGCACAAGGGATCGCCCGATTCGCCTCCGAGAAACAACGGCCATCTTCAAGGCTCTCCCACGAGCTCATCTTCCGGTGAGGCTCAACTTGCTCAACTTCATCTCCGTGATGACAACAATGGGAAGCACAAGGATCCTTCAGACCTCAGCTTCCCGAGGAGAAGCGATTCTATTGTTTCCGTGCCTGCGAACAGGTACGCCACCAAGGGCGGGCTTGCGCCTCTGCAGCCCAAGAGACAAGGTACTTTGCCTCCTTCGAGTTTGGCCGTGAAGGACGAACATAGGGGAAGGAGCAGGGCTGTATCTAGCCCCACTAGCCAGCCCTCTACACCTACAGTCGACCACCGAGGCAACCCAATCAATGCCGCTGACGCCGGtgcagagaagaaggaaagtaCGCCAGAGAGTAGAGCGGAGACTCAAGCCAAACGGGAACGTGCTGCCAgcatctcctccacccgTACTTTCAAAAGTGGCGGTGCTGAATCCATCTTCCGTCTTCTACCTCGAGAATCCCGTTCGGCGATCTTGCGCATGCTCGCTGTTGAGCCTTCAATCCGATGCACCCTTTCGGATCTGCTCGTTGGCTCAGGGAAGGATAAGATGATGTGCTCTTGTGGGTCTGAAGAGTGTTCGGGCAGTGTGGCGCAGCCCCCCACGGAGATTACGGGTATTAGTgcagatgaggaagatgatggagatgagtGGGTGAAGAATATTGATTGTTGTTCGCATCATGTGGGGAGACCGTCAAATCATCAGCATATCAAAGTGGTGCCGGAAGAAAAACCAAAGAGGAAGTTGTTCCATTAA